A window of Amycolatopsis australiensis contains these coding sequences:
- a CDS encoding LLM class flavin-dependent oxidoreductase, translating to MRVGIVILPEDRWWAAEPKWRAAEEYGFDHAWTYDHLGWRNLVDGPWFSAIPTLTAAAMVTSRIRLGTFVASPVARHPVPFMRELNTLDDVSDGRLVLGVGAGVDHQHYDGAVLGAPELTAKQRADRFAEFVEALDGLLMTDKFDFDGEYYRAREARNLPGPVQRPRLPFVVAANGPRTMTLAARFGAGWVTTGKGGATEDEWWRGIAELVEVFDRRLDAAGRERASIQRHLSLDASPVFSLSSVEAFRDAVGRARELGFTDVISHWPRSSSPYEGREAVLEQVASDVLPELR from the coding sequence GTGCGAGTAGGCATCGTCATTCTTCCGGAAGATCGTTGGTGGGCCGCCGAGCCGAAGTGGCGGGCCGCCGAGGAGTACGGCTTCGACCACGCCTGGACCTACGACCACCTGGGCTGGCGGAACCTCGTCGACGGCCCGTGGTTCTCCGCGATCCCGACCCTCACCGCGGCGGCGATGGTGACGTCCCGCATCCGGCTGGGCACGTTCGTGGCGTCCCCGGTCGCCCGGCACCCGGTGCCGTTCATGCGCGAGCTGAACACCCTCGACGACGTCTCCGACGGACGGCTCGTGCTCGGCGTCGGCGCGGGCGTCGACCACCAGCACTACGACGGCGCGGTGCTCGGCGCGCCGGAGCTGACGGCGAAGCAGCGCGCCGACCGGTTCGCCGAGTTCGTCGAGGCGCTCGACGGGCTGCTCATGACGGACAAGTTCGACTTCGACGGCGAGTACTACCGGGCCCGCGAGGCCCGCAACCTGCCCGGCCCGGTCCAGCGCCCCCGGCTGCCGTTCGTGGTCGCGGCCAACGGGCCGCGCACGATGACGCTGGCGGCGCGGTTCGGCGCGGGCTGGGTGACGACGGGCAAGGGCGGCGCGACGGAAGACGAGTGGTGGCGGGGCATCGCGGAGCTGGTCGAGGTGTTCGACCGGCGGCTCGACGCGGCCGGCCGCGAACGGGCGAGCATCCAGCGGCACCTGAGCCTGGACGCGTCGCCGGTGTTCTCGCTGAGCAGCGTGGAGGCGTTCCGTGACGCCGTCGGTCGCGCGCGCGAGCTGGGCTTCACCGACGTGATCTCGCACTGGCCGCGGTCGTCGTCGCCGTACGAAGGCCGCGAAGCCGTCCTCGAGCAGGTGGCGAGCGACGTCCTGCCGGAGCTGCGCTAG
- a CDS encoding Cof-type HAD-IIB family hydrolase, translated as MIASDVDGTLLGPSESLTGRTIATVRRAIAAGVPFVLASGRPPRWIAPVAKPLELTGFAVCANGAVLYDCGREEVVAVHGLLRPELLHDIAHALDKALPGCRLAAERVSTGADHEMRSFVIEPDYHNPWGDGEGRVGPRAEVLGHPAIKLLVSHRGMSSEEMSDAVNALFEHEVDVTYSSSGGLVELSAHGITKATGLADVAERLDVDAERVIAFGDMPNDVEMLRWAGHGVAMENGHRAVLAVADEVTGPAGDDGVAQVLERWF; from the coding sequence TTGATCGCGTCCGACGTCGACGGCACCCTGCTCGGCCCCTCCGAATCCCTCACCGGCCGCACCATCGCCACCGTCCGCCGGGCGATCGCGGCGGGGGTGCCGTTCGTGCTGGCCAGCGGGCGTCCGCCGCGCTGGATCGCACCGGTGGCCAAGCCGCTCGAGCTGACCGGGTTCGCGGTGTGCGCGAACGGTGCCGTCCTGTACGACTGCGGTCGCGAGGAGGTCGTCGCGGTGCACGGCCTGCTGCGGCCGGAGCTGCTCCACGACATCGCGCACGCGCTCGACAAGGCGCTTCCCGGCTGCCGGCTGGCGGCCGAGCGCGTCAGCACCGGCGCCGACCACGAGATGCGCAGCTTCGTGATCGAGCCGGACTACCACAACCCGTGGGGCGACGGCGAGGGCCGCGTCGGCCCGCGCGCCGAGGTGCTCGGCCACCCCGCGATCAAACTGCTGGTCAGCCACCGCGGGATGTCGTCGGAGGAGATGTCCGACGCGGTGAACGCGCTGTTCGAGCACGAGGTCGACGTCACGTACTCGTCGTCGGGCGGCCTGGTGGAGCTGTCCGCGCACGGGATCACGAAGGCGACCGGCCTCGCCGACGTCGCCGAGCGGCTGGACGTCGACGCCGAGCGGGTGATCGCCTTCGGCGACATGCCCAACGACGTCGAGATGCTGCGCTGGGCCGGCCACGGCGTCGCGATGGAGAACGGGCACCGGGCGGTGCTCGCGGTCGCCGACGAGGTCACCGGCCCGGCCGGCGACGACGGCGTCGCGCAGGTGCTCGAACGCTGGTTCTAG
- a CDS encoding lysophospholipid acyltransferase family protein: MADLVYPPVIAAARTMFRVLDNRIRVEGAEHIPRRGGAVIACNHVSYLDFIFCGLGARPAKRLTRFMAKKEIFENKIAGPLMRGMHHIPVDRAAGLASYRAAVEKLRAGEVVGVFPEATISQSFTVKDIKSGAIRMAAAAGVPVVPMALWGTQRLWTKGRPKDLTRRHVPISILIGEPMHPAKGDDWDAVTKELRARMSALLDRAQAEYPEQPASDEERWWLPAHLGGTAPTPAEAAELDRR; this comes from the coding sequence ATGGCCGACCTCGTGTACCCGCCCGTGATCGCGGCGGCCCGGACCATGTTCCGGGTACTGGACAACCGCATCCGGGTCGAGGGTGCGGAACACATCCCGCGCCGCGGTGGTGCCGTCATCGCCTGCAACCACGTGAGCTACCTCGACTTCATCTTCTGCGGCCTGGGCGCGCGTCCGGCGAAGCGGCTGACGCGGTTCATGGCGAAGAAGGAGATCTTCGAGAACAAGATCGCCGGGCCGCTGATGCGGGGCATGCACCACATCCCCGTCGACCGCGCCGCCGGGCTGGCGTCCTACCGGGCCGCCGTGGAGAAGCTGCGGGCCGGCGAGGTCGTCGGTGTCTTCCCGGAGGCCACGATCAGCCAGTCGTTCACCGTCAAGGACATCAAGTCCGGCGCGATCCGGATGGCCGCGGCGGCGGGCGTGCCGGTCGTGCCGATGGCCCTGTGGGGCACTCAGCGGCTCTGGACGAAAGGCCGCCCGAAGGACCTGACCCGGCGGCACGTGCCGATCTCGATCCTCATCGGTGAGCCCATGCACCCGGCCAAGGGTGACGACTGGGACGCCGTCACGAAGGAGCTGCGCGCCCGGATGAGCGCGCTGCTCGACCGCGCCCAGGCCGAGTACCCCGAGCAGCCGGCGTCCGACGAGGAACGCTGGTGGCTGCCCGCGCACCTGGGCGGTACGGCGCCGACGCCGGCCGAAGCCGCGGAGCTCGACCGCCGCTAG
- a CDS encoding DUF6541 family protein: MAKRYSPTVPIGLLTPEHPADHCRLPRHRAFRLRPVVVIAVPGLLTGLAAGLRGWALAGTAPLLSYAIGGLTGPWAAAAGWSFTPLTYAVSTVVFTAIAYGVRKPAVRRRPPEPEPGLWARRGHLAVVACLLFAAAAGCYATLRGLGRIGALPQGFDAVYHGNAVRYIADTGDRSLFGTGHVNWYGDARTPCCCRDCRRCPW, from the coding sequence ATGGCGAAGAGATATTCGCCGACCGTCCCGATCGGACTGCTCACCCCGGAGCACCCGGCCGATCACTGTCGGCTTCCTCGCCACCGTGCTTTTCGTCTGCGTCCCGTTGTCGTCATCGCCGTCCCGGGCCTCCTGACGGGACTGGCCGCGGGTTTGCGCGGCTGGGCACTGGCCGGAACGGCCCCGTTGCTGAGCTACGCCATCGGCGGCCTGACCGGGCCGTGGGCTGCGGCGGCCGGCTGGTCGTTCACGCCGCTGACGTATGCGGTCTCGACCGTCGTGTTCACCGCGATCGCCTACGGCGTCCGGAAACCGGCTGTGCGCCGCCGGCCACCGGAACCGGAGCCGGGGTTGTGGGCGCGTCGCGGGCACCTCGCGGTGGTGGCGTGCCTGCTGTTCGCAGCGGCGGCCGGGTGCTACGCGACGTTGCGCGGCCTCGGCCGCATCGGCGCGCTGCCGCAGGGGTTCGACGCCGTCTACCACGGCAACGCCGTCCGCTACATCGCCGACACCGGCGACCGCAGCCTGTTCGGCACGGGCCACGTGAACTGGTACGGCGACGCGCGAACACCGTGCTGCTGCCGGGATTGCCGGCGTTGTCCCTGGTGA
- a CDS encoding lysylphosphatidylglycerol synthase transmembrane domain-containing protein, translating to MTTVEDLPAAGKPPKSAKAKILDVVRWIAILLVVGFAAKQLAANWGEFWHTLRDVAWESSLLSLVALVAAIMVSTWGWQVMVDDLGKPIGYARGAQICLVGSLGKYVPGSVWAYLLQMELGRKAGLARARIFTGSLIQLGVGVVSALVVSLLAAPAVFSNSPRALWLFVLIPAGLAMLHPKVLTWGTSLVLRILRRPPLEHPLGWRVVGKVFGASTAAWCLQGVHLWLLANSVGTPGFSGFVLCVGAMAVAMTVGTFAFILPSGVGVREVAQVAVLTASGLTVGQATAFAVASRVMFTIADLLTAGLAAVAARSARPAITPA from the coding sequence ATGACGACAGTTGAGGACCTGCCGGCGGCGGGGAAGCCGCCGAAGTCCGCCAAGGCGAAGATCCTCGACGTCGTCCGGTGGATCGCGATCCTCCTGGTCGTCGGCTTCGCGGCGAAGCAGCTGGCGGCGAACTGGGGCGAGTTCTGGCACACCCTGCGTGACGTGGCGTGGGAGTCGTCCCTGCTGAGCCTGGTGGCCCTGGTCGCGGCGATCATGGTGTCGACCTGGGGCTGGCAGGTGATGGTCGACGACCTGGGCAAGCCGATCGGCTACGCGCGCGGCGCGCAGATCTGCCTGGTCGGCTCGCTCGGCAAGTACGTCCCGGGCTCGGTCTGGGCGTACCTGCTGCAGATGGAACTGGGCCGCAAGGCGGGCCTGGCGCGCGCGAGGATCTTCACGGGCTCGCTGATCCAGCTGGGCGTCGGCGTGGTGTCGGCACTGGTGGTCTCGCTGCTGGCGGCGCCGGCGGTGTTCAGCAACAGCCCGCGGGCGCTGTGGCTGTTCGTCCTCATCCCGGCCGGCCTGGCGATGCTGCACCCGAAGGTCCTGACCTGGGGCACGTCGCTGGTGCTGCGGATCCTGCGCCGTCCGCCGCTGGAGCACCCGCTGGGCTGGCGCGTGGTGGGCAAGGTCTTCGGCGCCTCCACGGCGGCGTGGTGCCTGCAGGGCGTCCACCTGTGGCTGCTGGCGAACTCGGTGGGCACTCCCGGGTTCAGCGGCTTCGTGCTCTGCGTGGGCGCGATGGCGGTGGCGATGACGGTGGGCACGTTCGCGTTCATCCTCCCGAGCGGAGTGGGCGTCCGCGAGGTGGCCCAGGTGGCGGTCCTGACGGCCAGTGGCCTGACGGTCGGCCAGGCGACCGCGTTCGCGGTGGCGTCCCGGGTGATGTTCACGATCGCGGACCTGCTGACGGCGGGCCTGGCCGCGGTGGCCGCCCGCTCGGCGCGCCCGGCGATCACCCCGGCCTGA
- a CDS encoding acyl-CoA reductase, whose amino-acid sequence MTTLTQRFPAGDPVAVGSLVDQLRAEPPGGRLTVGDPRIVEFVTKFARKLLAPATARRYPELASLGFFLRKGEIAKALSTLDTSGTALRFPRGLVFHVPPANVDTIFVYSWALSALAGNHNVVRVSSRSAGAAEAVLEALNAALSEVDASTAAAITATQRMVTYDRSDEVSGALSLAADLRVIWGGDASVAALRRYPLAPHARDLTFPDRSSFAVASVAGWQRASSEERRVAAEGFYNDSYWFDQAACSSPRAVFWVGAAAGAQAAGQEFRTLLASVLAAKQHVTEPAMAVQKRVSAYGAAADGLVKEIEFQGNGLATLELADPAALPREWLGAGTFANARVSSLSDLVPIVVRKDQTVSQFGFTTEELTAFARELAGRGVDRIVPFGSALTFSAVWDGYDLLSEFSRLVTVQA is encoded by the coding sequence GTTGCGGTCGGCTCACTCGTCGACCAGCTGCGCGCCGAGCCGCCCGGTGGCCGGTTGACGGTCGGCGACCCGCGGATCGTCGAGTTCGTCACGAAGTTCGCGCGCAAGCTGCTGGCGCCGGCGACCGCGCGGCGGTACCCGGAGCTGGCGTCGCTCGGGTTCTTCCTGCGCAAGGGCGAGATCGCCAAGGCGCTGTCCACTCTGGACACGTCCGGGACCGCGTTGCGGTTCCCGCGCGGGCTCGTGTTCCACGTGCCGCCGGCGAACGTCGACACGATCTTCGTCTACTCGTGGGCGCTGTCGGCGCTGGCGGGCAACCACAACGTCGTGCGGGTGTCGTCGCGCTCGGCCGGTGCCGCGGAAGCGGTGCTGGAGGCGCTGAACGCGGCACTGTCCGAAGTGGATGCTTCGACGGCGGCCGCCATCACGGCGACCCAGCGCATGGTGACCTACGACCGCAGCGACGAGGTGAGCGGCGCCCTGTCGCTGGCCGCCGACCTGCGCGTCATCTGGGGCGGGGACGCCTCGGTCGCCGCGCTGCGCCGGTACCCGCTGGCCCCGCACGCGCGTGACCTGACGTTCCCGGACCGCTCGTCGTTCGCCGTAGCGTCGGTGGCGGGCTGGCAGCGGGCGTCTTCGGAAGAACGCCGCGTGGCGGCCGAGGGCTTTTACAACGACTCGTACTGGTTCGACCAGGCCGCCTGCTCGTCACCGCGAGCGGTGTTCTGGGTCGGCGCCGCGGCTGGTGCGCAGGCCGCCGGCCAGGAGTTCCGCACGCTGCTGGCGTCGGTGCTGGCGGCGAAACAGCACGTCACCGAACCGGCGATGGCGGTCCAGAAGCGCGTCTCGGCGTATGGCGCGGCGGCCGACGGGCTGGTCAAGGAGATCGAGTTCCAGGGCAACGGCCTGGCCACGTTGGAGCTGGCCGACCCGGCGGCGCTGCCGCGCGAGTGGCTCGGCGCGGGCACCTTCGCGAACGCGCGGGTGTCCTCGCTGTCCGACCTGGTGCCGATCGTGGTGCGGAAGGACCAGACGGTCAGCCAGTTCGGCTTCACGACCGAGGAGCTCACGGCATTCGCGCGGGAGCTGGCCGGCCGGGGTGTCGACCGGATCGTGCCGTTCGGCTCGGCGCTGACGTTCTCCGCGGTCTGGGACGGTTACGATCTGCTCTCCGAGTTCAGCCGCCTGGTGACGGTGCAGGCCTGA